The Patagioenas fasciata isolate bPatFas1 chromosome 3, bPatFas1.hap1, whole genome shotgun sequence genome contains a region encoding:
- the PPIL4 gene encoding peptidyl-prolyl cis-trans isomerase-like 4 isoform X1, producing the protein MAVLLETTLGDLVIDLYTEERPRGRSAAGRGWGSRACLNFLKLCKVKYYNYCLIHNVQRDFIIQTGDPMGTGRGGESIFCQLYGDQARFFEAEKVPRIKHKKKGTVSMVNNGNDQHGSQFLITTGENLDYLDGVHTVFGEVTEGMDVLKTINETFVDKDFIPYQDIRINHTVILDDPFEDPPGLSVPDRSPEPTKEQLDSGRIGADEEIDDMKGRTADEIEEVQAEKEAKTRAILLEMVGDLPDADIKPPENVLFVCKLNPVTTDEDLEIIFSRFGPIKSCEVIRDWKTGESLCYAFIEFEKEEDCEKAYFKMDNVLIDDRRIHVDFSQSVAKIKWRGKGGQYTKDDFKDYEKERDKSSKLALKEKVKPKQDTKYDLVLDEDIEESQTSQSHLAKKQKKKKHYHSEDEEDDKRTKKSKDSDRKHEGERCRERMKSEKKDRHRSRSRSQERDYTYSKQRDKYKEDFRVRDWDKKARRSRSPKKSKDKERSKYR; encoded by the exons CTTGTCTGAATTTTCTGAAGCTCTGCAAAGTCAAGTACTACAACTATTGTCTGATTCATAATGTCCAG AGGGATTTTATTATCCAAACCGGTGACCCCATGGGAACTGGCCGTGGAGGGGAATCAATATTTTG TCAACTGTACGGTGATCAAGCTAGATTTTTTGAGGCAGAAAAAGTACCAAGAATTAAGCACAAGAAAAAGGGAACCGTGTCAATGGTGAACAATGGCAACGATCAGCATGGATCACAG TTTCTTATTACTACAGGGGAAAACCTGGATTACCTTGATGGTGTGCATACAGTATTTGGAGAAGTGACAGAAGGCATGGATGTATTGAAGACAATTAATGAAACCTTTGTAGATAAGGATTTTATCCCGTATCAAGATATCAG GATAAATCATACAGTAATTTTAGATGATCCATTTGAAGATCCACCTGGCTTGTCTGTTCCCGATCGCTCACCAGAACCTACCAAGGAACAGCTAGAT aGTGGCAGAATAGGAGCAGATGAAGAAATTGATGATATGAAAGGACGGACTGCAGATGAAATAGAAGAAGTTCAggcagaaaaagaagcaaaaactcGTGCCATTCTCCTGGAAATG GTGGGAGACTTACCAGATGCAGATATCAAGCCACCAGAAAATGTACTGTTTGTTTGTAAACTGAATCCTGTGACCACAGATGAAGACTTGGAGATAATATTTTCACGATTTGGTCCCATTAAAAG CTGTGAAGTGATTAGAGACTGGAAGACTGGTGAATCTCTTTGTTATGCTTTCATTGAGTTTGAAAAG GAGGAAGACTGTGAGAAAGCCTACTTCAAAATGGACAATGTGCTGATAGATGACAGACGTATACATGTGGATTTTAGCCAGTCTGTTGCAAAGATTAAGTGGAGAGGAAAAG GTGGGCAGTATACCAAGGACGATTTCAAAGACTATGAAAAGGAACGTGACAAATCTTCAAAACTTGCTCTGAAAGAGAAGGTAAAACCAAAGCAGGA TACCAAGTATGACCTTGTGCTGGATGAGGATATAGAAGAGTCTCAAACGAGTCAGTCACACTTGGCtaaaaaacagaagaagaaaaagcactaCCACTCTGAAGATGAAGAGGATGACAAGAGGACCAAAAAATCTAAG GATTCTGATCGAAAACATGAAGGAGAACGCTGTAGAGAGAGGATGAAGAGCGAAAAGAAAGACAGGCATCGGAGTCGCAGCCGATCTCAAGAGAGAGACTACACATACAGCAAACAAAGAGACAAATACAAAGAAGACTTCCGAGTAAGAGACTGGGATAAAAAAGCACGCAGAAGCAGAAGTCCTAAGAAATCAAAAGACAAAGAGAGGTCCAAATACAgatga
- the PPIL4 gene encoding peptidyl-prolyl cis-trans isomerase-like 4 isoform X2 has product MAVLLETTLGDLVIDLYTEERPRACLNFLKLCKVKYYNYCLIHNVQRDFIIQTGDPMGTGRGGESIFCQLYGDQARFFEAEKVPRIKHKKKGTVSMVNNGNDQHGSQFLITTGENLDYLDGVHTVFGEVTEGMDVLKTINETFVDKDFIPYQDIRINHTVILDDPFEDPPGLSVPDRSPEPTKEQLDSGRIGADEEIDDMKGRTADEIEEVQAEKEAKTRAILLEMVGDLPDADIKPPENVLFVCKLNPVTTDEDLEIIFSRFGPIKSCEVIRDWKTGESLCYAFIEFEKEEDCEKAYFKMDNVLIDDRRIHVDFSQSVAKIKWRGKGGQYTKDDFKDYEKERDKSSKLALKEKVKPKQDTKYDLVLDEDIEESQTSQSHLAKKQKKKKHYHSEDEEDDKRTKKSKDSDRKHEGERCRERMKSEKKDRHRSRSRSQERDYTYSKQRDKYKEDFRVRDWDKKARRSRSPKKSKDKERSKYR; this is encoded by the exons CTTGTCTGAATTTTCTGAAGCTCTGCAAAGTCAAGTACTACAACTATTGTCTGATTCATAATGTCCAG AGGGATTTTATTATCCAAACCGGTGACCCCATGGGAACTGGCCGTGGAGGGGAATCAATATTTTG TCAACTGTACGGTGATCAAGCTAGATTTTTTGAGGCAGAAAAAGTACCAAGAATTAAGCACAAGAAAAAGGGAACCGTGTCAATGGTGAACAATGGCAACGATCAGCATGGATCACAG TTTCTTATTACTACAGGGGAAAACCTGGATTACCTTGATGGTGTGCATACAGTATTTGGAGAAGTGACAGAAGGCATGGATGTATTGAAGACAATTAATGAAACCTTTGTAGATAAGGATTTTATCCCGTATCAAGATATCAG GATAAATCATACAGTAATTTTAGATGATCCATTTGAAGATCCACCTGGCTTGTCTGTTCCCGATCGCTCACCAGAACCTACCAAGGAACAGCTAGAT aGTGGCAGAATAGGAGCAGATGAAGAAATTGATGATATGAAAGGACGGACTGCAGATGAAATAGAAGAAGTTCAggcagaaaaagaagcaaaaactcGTGCCATTCTCCTGGAAATG GTGGGAGACTTACCAGATGCAGATATCAAGCCACCAGAAAATGTACTGTTTGTTTGTAAACTGAATCCTGTGACCACAGATGAAGACTTGGAGATAATATTTTCACGATTTGGTCCCATTAAAAG CTGTGAAGTGATTAGAGACTGGAAGACTGGTGAATCTCTTTGTTATGCTTTCATTGAGTTTGAAAAG GAGGAAGACTGTGAGAAAGCCTACTTCAAAATGGACAATGTGCTGATAGATGACAGACGTATACATGTGGATTTTAGCCAGTCTGTTGCAAAGATTAAGTGGAGAGGAAAAG GTGGGCAGTATACCAAGGACGATTTCAAAGACTATGAAAAGGAACGTGACAAATCTTCAAAACTTGCTCTGAAAGAGAAGGTAAAACCAAAGCAGGA TACCAAGTATGACCTTGTGCTGGATGAGGATATAGAAGAGTCTCAAACGAGTCAGTCACACTTGGCtaaaaaacagaagaagaaaaagcactaCCACTCTGAAGATGAAGAGGATGACAAGAGGACCAAAAAATCTAAG GATTCTGATCGAAAACATGAAGGAGAACGCTGTAGAGAGAGGATGAAGAGCGAAAAGAAAGACAGGCATCGGAGTCGCAGCCGATCTCAAGAGAGAGACTACACATACAGCAAACAAAGAGACAAATACAAAGAAGACTTCCGAGTAAGAGACTGGGATAAAAAAGCACGCAGAAGCAGAAGTCCTAAGAAATCAAAAGACAAAGAGAGGTCCAAATACAgatga